ATCTACATGAGAACGTTTTTGTTTAGACACTCCTCAGCAAAAAGAGGATATGGTTTGTATATTGAAGTATAAGCAAATAAGAATATCGTGTATAAAATCAAGTGATTTTGCAGTAAATCCACTCAAGTAATTCTGCAGTAAATCCACTCTAAGTGATTTGCACTGACTTACCTTACTTACAGTCCAACAGAGTGCATTTTTTTTGAGTAATCCCACTTTCATTATAAAATGTAACAATTTAAAGTCAGTGGAGGCAGAAAAATTCTTTCTTTATCTCCTTTAGAGTAAGCTGTCTCTTTGGTTTCAGACTGAAATCCTGACTGGCCTCCCTGTCTCATCAGTGGATGATGCCAAGACGGCTACTAAAGCCTTACTTGATAGAGGCTGTAAGATGGTTATAATCACCCTAGGGAGCCAGGGATGTGTGCTTGCATCAAAGGACAAGCCTGAAGCAGTTCATATCCTGGCTAGGTCTGTCACACCAGTGGACACAACTGTAAGTTTGCATTGAacttttagctcagctgactgaGGACGAAAGAGGTGTTTTGCTCACCTGGTGTAGCTATTGGCCGGGCACTACAGCTCCATGCAGGCCAATGTCAACTGCTACCTGTCTCAAGTATGCAATGAAAAGATCAATAAACTGAAGACGGAAACTTCTCCTTCTTGTTACTGAAATGTCACGTTCTTCCCCCTGACACTCTGCTGTTGCTTACTACAGCTGTTCAAATTCTTATTCCAGGGGGCAGGAGATGCATTTGTTGGTGCACTAGCCAGCTACCTTGCCAAGTATCCCGACCTTGGTATGGAGGAGACAATAAGACGTTCATGTGAAATAGCTACGATCAGCGTCCAGGCTCCGGGCACTCAGACCAGTTATCCATGGAAGAAAGACTTGCCAAGTGAACTGTTTTAGCATGCAGTTTGCTGTGAGTAATGGTATGGTTGGATTAAATTTCGAGATTAAAGTGTTGGATTAAATTTCGAGATGGATTAAATTCGTCTGCTCAGGACGTAGAAGTGTCCTCTGAGATGTGCTAGAGATTGGTGCTGCTGTGATATGAGTTAGGATGATTTTATATGAATATGTCAAGAAATAATTAACTCTGGAGTTCATGAAGTGATAAAGGGGGCAGAAGGGTTATGGTGAGGGGTCATCTTAAATTGCTAGGAATCCTTTTCAGGAATTCCATGCAACGAAGAATTTgtgaaagaatttgaaaatgatgcatttattgTGAGAACAAATTGCAATCATGTGACGTACAGTATTATTAAGCCTATTACATTTGCTAATTTCCATTCCCACATTATATCTGTATAGGTGCATGTTTTGTACATAAATAAAGGGACTATTTACACATTAAAATCAGTGCTTTTTACATGTTTCATGTTTGCATGAGGGCACCAGTATGATTAGGGAATTGAtcccaaactggaggtattggtttgATGGAGCTAATATGTTGCCAAAATGAGGCGGCAGCCAAGGTTTTGGCCGAAATGACGGTTCCATATCAATTCCTTTAACAACAAGAACTAATAAACAGTTCTTGATAAGAATCAGCACCAAGTGTTGTCTACCATGCTTTGTAACTATTTGTGTCTACTACTGGGTGGTAGAGATGAAGACTTCTGTTCAGTTAAGGTCTGGTGTTTGCCTGATCTTGAAAGCTATCATTGCTAGTAATCCCAGGCCTATTGTAAAGAGTCCAAGTGCGTAGAAGTCAACATTGATGTGGTCCACTGATTCTGGATAGAACATGTCCAGGTAGATGTCTCCATTGGTGAAAATGCAGGGCaatgctgaaaaagaaaatcCAAAGTTAATTCATTCTCCTACTATTAGCTTGGAATAGCATCAATGACCTTGCTGGCTGGATGATGCAGCTTGCATTTTCAACTCCGAATTTGCGTTTTTGACTCGcgcttgcaacttgcaacttgcatttttcaCCCCTTATGTAAGGAATCCTTATTCATATTATGAAGGTTCTACTCTACTCTAGGACTGCAAACAAtgctgacaatattttgcaTCCTACCCTTGTCCAACTTGTCACATGTTAGATTTAACCCATGGTATTCATTCGCTACAACAATCTCACTGGAATACTTGTGTAGAGTTCCCCAGCTCATCCACCGAAATATCTGCAGCATTGACTCCGTGCTCCTAGAAGGATACATGAGAGAAAGAGCTATTTGTGAGCAAGTGATTGAGCAACTGATTTCAAGGAATTTATAACCGGCTAGAAGAGTCGATACATTCTGGGAAAACAGCTTGAACAAAAGACTCGGATCATGGCAGACCATTGCATGGATATTAACTAACGGAGGACTCCACAGTCCAAGAGAATtgatgaccaattggaagagGTAATACTTCCCGAAATTGGTAACCAGCCGAGTCGCCAATTATTGTGGAAATCAATAACCAGTAAAGAGCCAACTAAATACTGTGAAGAACAGCCAGCTAGAAGAGTCGAGATTTAGGAGCGAACAAAATCCTTGGAGCCATCAACCAGCTTGAAGAGTGTAGGGCTAGTAAAAGGCGCAGCATTTGTCCCCATCCCTAACCAAAGCCACAACCAAATGAACGAACTGACGAAATGTTGACTAAGAGGGATATTGCTTACCTGAGGTATCCAGATGCAATAAGACCAGAGGCGACGAAGATCAGGGACACAATCGAAGCCACAATCTGCTCATTGTGGAAGATGGCCAGTATTGTCACTGCCAGCAGTTCGGAAGCATAGTGTAAGATAAAGACCACGGCCAAGTAGATGCCGAATCTGTTCAGGCTTGGGTAGAGCCCTATCGACCTGAAAGATGAAATTGTTTAGAACAAACAGCAGGTTGTTTTGCCAGTGATGTCATGGCCCACTTTCACTGAAAAATGCCCCCCTTCCCCTTGCCCGCACTCCCTGAGCGGGAAACTAAAGACAGGAGCCATGTTCATGTAGTTCTTTAAGGTTGCCTTAAAGTGGTTAACATGCGGCTGTACAACCTTTACTCTACTTCATAAAAACAAGGCTATTAGACCAGTTCCTCTTGGTTTCCAATTTCCAATTGCTTGAAGCCGAAGAAGATGATCGAATGTGTTTGGCATCTCCTTGAAATCCTCCCGCCCTCTCTAAGACTAAAAACTGAAAGCTGTAGCTTCGTCTTCGTCTTCGCCTTTTAAGTCTTAAACCATTTTTGGTATGCTCTTACCAGTACGTAATTGTAGAGAAGAGAACGGAGACAATCAAGCTGAATGGTAGGATGTGAATGAAGTAAGCGACCAGGAATGGACTGCTGGTGTAGAGACCATCTCGAGATTCACGGTAGTAAAGATCACGAAGCTGTGTGACTGAAGAAGAGAAGCATGGGTGAGGTGTTGATGGAAATCAAAGCAAAGATTTCGATTTCATGACTTGCCTCTCCGGTTGCTGGTGTGAACAAATTCTATGGAAAGTGTCTGAGAGGGCCAAGTCTCTCGTCATCCATCAGCCATAGGATACTTTGCCATCGACTTACACAATGAGACCGCATTGAGCAATGCAGCGTATGGAGGGACTTGGACGGTCTCGTAAAAGATGCCAGTCCTGTCTTGGATGCTCTCCTGTGTGTCCTTCAAGTGCCCAATGAACAGGAATATGAATAGACTGAAGATTGCCAACTGTCCATTCCTCATGGCGAATGAAGTGCGGTCTCTTGTCAGGTTTAACGTCATCCTCCTTCAAAAGAAAAGTGACATTACGTTAATTTGCTTTCGCTGATTTAGGCCTATCGACTCCATGAAAGCTGTTGAATGACAATAGGCTCATAGATGAATTTTTATTTCTAACACTGTTCGCCATAAAAGCCACCCAAACCATCATTCGCTTACCTTAGTAAAGTGAGCATAGTGGAGAACCAATCGGGCGTCCGTCGACTAAAAGTTAATGAGTAACCACCTGTCGCCAGACCCTCCTCATCCGAAGTCTGGGTCACTTCCTCTTCAATTTGATCAGTGGTTTCCTTGTCGATGCTAGATTTTGAGAACGTCTGCACCAGGATTTCCAACGTCTGCATCGTTTCGGTCTCCCTGTGTCCGGTCCGTCGATCTATGCTCGCAAGATCAACTGCCAACATAGCAAATATGTgaatgtaaattgtaaatatcAAAAGCAGAAGAATCGGACAGAAGAACAATTAGCATTGTGATTATGTTAAACTTGTAGTTGGACAATCAAAGGCCTCTGTCTCATCCTTCCGGAAAAAAGGTAAAATCTCGTTTGCCGTACTAAAAGTAACTTCGCTACCAGAGCTTGGTCAGCGCGACCAGTGAACGCGTTTGGTGTAATGCTCACGCGATCGGAGTCAAAAGGGTGTTGGATCCTGATTGCTATTCGTAACAAAACGATACTCAAACTTGGGGGAAAAAGTCTTGATGAGACGATGCAATCCAACTTGCCTAGTGTTACTTACCGTAATGGTCAAGAGGGTTTGCCCTCCTTGGACAGGGGTAGCCAAACGACTTGAAGTACCCCACCATCTCCGAAGCCGCGCCGCAGTAGACCACCTTCCCCATGGACAGTATGACCACCTGGTCGATCAGCTTGAATATGTCCGACCTCGGCTGGTGGATGGTCATCAGCACAATCTTGTTCTTCTTAGCTAGCGAGGACAACCTATGGACGAGGTGGTGAGCAGTGAAGCTGTCCAGGCCCGATGTTGGCTCATCCAGCAGGAGAATCCCTGATTGAGGATGAAAGAATGCCATAAAATTATATCTAAAACGCCAAGTATACGACAGCTTTTTCTTGTCACATCCAGCTAAATGATTCAGTTCTTAATCGAAAGTTCAGGAATATCTTGTACTCTGGTCCAGTGGACGGTTATAGCGACAAAGAAAAGCCATGTTGGTTTCAAAAGCAAGTACTTGCGGCAATTATAAGGTCCATGCGTGTTTGGTTGTCGGACTTGTTACTCAGGACGCTTCAAAACTTTTATGGGAGCTTCTCCCACTTACTTGGATCCTGAAGTAACTGTGCAGCAATGGTTACCCTTCTCTTCTCACCTCCCGATATACCTCTCGAGATGACACCCCCAATGCGACTGTCTGCGACATGACGGAGGCCCATCTCGTTGATTACACGCATCACCTGGTAAAAGATCCAAATGTGAAGTTTTCATGACCCCTTGACTTGGGTTTGCTACGTTGAGACATTCCCATATATGTGGTACAATTGAAGTTGGTATTAGGAAACGATTATGGTCAACCGATTCTGACTACGGCAAGGAAAAGTCACTAAATGAAGATTTGGTTTCTTACTTGCAGTTCAATATTGAAACCAGGGATCCCAGCCGCGAATTTCAGCATAGCGATGTAGGTGAGCGTCTCTTTGACTGTCAGGTTTGGAAGCAGACGATCTGCCTGCA
Above is a window of Lineus longissimus chromosome 3, tnLinLong1.2, whole genome shotgun sequence DNA encoding:
- the LOC135485446 gene encoding ATP-binding cassette sub-family G member 5-like, with product MAVARETTPLIEDFNRQSYGDFRSRSPIVTTPFAGEGRNHASTQTSDTTISIHPDTNTLNVRNLTCSVKETPTGWWKRKCACMSRSRRVILDNVSMRLRSGQLTAVLGTSGSGKTSLLDIISCRTPGKAKVTGDVLLRNTRMTQTMVKEHISYVMQADRLLPNLTVKETLTYIAMLKFAAGIPGFNIELQVMRVINEMGLRHVADSRIGGVISRGISGGEKRRVTIAAQLLQDPRILLLDEPTSGLDSFTAHHLVHRLSSLAKKNKIVLMTIHQPRSDIFKLIDQVVILSMGKVVYCGAASEMVGYFKSFGYPCPRRANPLDHYVDLASIDRRTGHRETETMQTLEILVQTFSKSSIDKETTDQIEEEVTQTSDEEGLATGGYSLTFSRRTPDWFSTMLTLLRRMTLNLTRDRTSFAMRNGQLAIFSLFIFLFIGHLKDTQESIQDRTGIFYETVQVPPYAALLNAVSLFTQLRDLYYRESRDGLYTSSPFLVAYFIHILPFSLIVSVLFSTITYWSIGLYPSLNRFGIYLAVVFILHYASELLAVTILAIFHNEQIVASIVSLIFVASGLIASGYLRSTESMLQIFRWMSWGTLHKYSSEIVVANEYHGLNLTCDKLDKALPCIFTNGDIYLDMFYPESVDHINVDFYALGLFTIGLGLLAMIAFKIRQTPDLN